One Glandiceps talaboti chromosome 2, keGlaTala1.1, whole genome shotgun sequence genomic region harbors:
- the LOC144453759 gene encoding methionine synthase-like, producing MPPTSTTNMAPVHMSEKGKQVLDILKERIMVTDGGMGTMIQTHKLDEDGYRGTEFQNHLKSLKGNNDLLSITQPDIIYKIHKDYLEAGADIITTNTFSGTSISQSDYGLEQLTYRLNKCAAELARKAADTVTLETGTQRYVAGGLGPTNRTLSISPSVEKPDYRNITFDELVESYTEQARGLLDGGVDIILVETIFDTLNSKAALYAVQLLFEKEYEPLPLFISGTIVDKSGRTLSGQTGEAFVISVSHTNPMCIGLNCALGATEMRPFIEAIGNATTSYVICYPNAGLPNTFGDYDETPEMTASHLRSFAKDGLVNIVGGCCGTTPAHIKAIAEAVKPYKPRTPPKGYLSDHMLLSGLEPSKVGPQSLFVNIGERCNVAGSKRFAKLIKNGKFEDALSVAKLQVEMGAQILDINMDEGMLDGEKCMTKFVNLISSEPEISKVPLCIDSSKFHVIEAGLKCSQGKCIVNSISLKEGEEDFIQKAKTVKRHGAAVVVMAFDESGQAAETERKVEICTRSYDILVNKVGFNPNDIIFDPNILTIATGIEEHNEYAINFIRATEIIKQTLPGARISGGLSNLSFSFRGMEIVREAMHSVFLYHAIKSGMDMGIVNAGNLPLYDDIDPKLLQLCEDLIWNRDPAATEKVLELAQSLKSDSKKAVDVDAWRSEDVETRLEHSLVKGIDKFVVEDTEEARQDQVRYPRPLNVIEGPLMKGMSIVGDLFGAGKMFLPQVIKSARVMKKAVGHLIPFMEKEKEEQLAKMLETDPNASVDHYVGTVVIATVKGDVHDIGKNIVGVVLGCNNFRVIDLGVMTPCEKILRTAIEAKADIIGLSGLITPSLDEMIHVAKEMERQGFKVPLLIGGATTSKTHTAVKISPRYTSPVIHVLDASRSVVVCSTLLNDDLREEYLEEIVEDYEDVREDHYDSLKDRKYLSIEKARNKKLEIDWIGAPKPKPPTFLGTKVFEDYDLSRLTSYIDWKPFFDVWQLRGKYPNRGYPKIFNDKAVGEEAKRVFNDAQDMLKKFIDNKLLKATGVCAFWPACSVGDDIHVYKEDLMPRSGEPAAVFYGLRQQAEKESDEPYVCLSDFVAPKQSDIADYIGAFAVSAGFGVSELCQQYEEEFDDYNSIMVKALADRLAEAFAEEMHERVRKEFWGYDTEESLDAHDLHKIRYDGIRPAPGYPSQPDHLEKLTMWKLMDADVTGIKLTESLAMEPAASVSGLFFANPSSYYFAVGKVGKDQVTNYASRKEVDVAEIEKWLGPVLAYDPDDEE from the exons ATGCCTCCAACAAGTACCACAAATATGGCGCCAGTCCACATGTCAG AAAAGGGGAAGCAGGTTCTGGACATTTTAAAAGAGAGAATTATGGTAACCGATGGTGGAATGGGTACCATGATTCAAACCCACAAATTAGATGAAGACGGTTACCGTGGGACAGAGTTTCAAAATCATCTCAAATCATTGAAAGGCAATAATGACTTACTAAGCATCACTCAACCAGATATTATCTACAAAATTCACAAG GACTATTTAGAAGCTGGTGCAGACATTATAACAACCAATACATTTAGTGGTACAAGCATATCACAGAGTGACTATGGATTAGAACAGTTG ACATACAGACTAAATAAATGTGCTGCAGAGTTAGCCAGAAAAGCTGCTGATACTGTAACCTTGGAAACTGGCACACAGCGGTATGTCGCTGGAGGACTTGGACCAACTAACAGAACATTATCTATATCACCATCTGTTGAAAAACCAGACTACAGAAATATCA CTTTTGATGAGTTAGTGGAATCATATACAGAACAAGCCAGAGGATTATTGGATGGAGGTGTAGATATTATTTTAGTGGAAACAATATTTGATACCCTAAATTCTAAGGCTGCCTTGTATGCCGTACAGTTACTGTTTGAAAAAGAGTATGAGCCACTTCCACTCTTT ATATCCGGTACTATAGTGGACAAAAGTGGAAGGACACTGTCGGGACAAACTGGTGAAGCATTTGTCATTAGTGTATCACATACAAACCCTATGTGTATAGGACTGAACTGTGCTTTAGGAGCAACAGAAATGAGACCATTTATAGAAGCTATTGGCAATGCAACTACTTCTTACGTTATATGCTACCCCAATGCAG GTCTGCCCAACACATTTGGTGATTATGATGAGACCCCAGAGATGACTGCATCCCACTTGAGGTCGTTTGCCAAGGATGGCTTGGTCAATATTGTAGGAGGTTGCTGTGGAACAACTCCAGCACATATCAAAGCTATAGCTGAGGCAGTCAAACCATATAAACCAAGAACACCACCTAAAGGATATCTATCAGACCACATGCTTCTTTCAG GCTTGGAGCCATCTAAAGTTGGACCACAGTCTCTCTTTGTCAATATTGGAGAGAGATGTAATGTGGCGGGATCAAAAAGATTTGCGAAACTTATCAAAAATGGAAAGTTTGAG GATGCCTTGTCAGTTGCCAAGTTACAGGTAGAAATGGGAGCTCAAATTCTTGATATAAATATGGATGAAGGAATGTTGGATGGTGAAAAATGTATGACAAAATTTGTCAATCTGATTTCTTCAGAACCAGAGATTTCTAAG GTTCCTCTATGTATAGACTCTTCTAAATTCCATGTGATTGAAGCTGGACTCAAGTGTTCACAGGGTAAATGTATTGTCAACAGTATAAGTTTGAAAGAAGGGGAGGAGGATTTCATACAAAAAGCCAAAACAGTGAAACGGCACGGAGCAGCTGTGGTTGTCATGGCATTTGATGAAAGTGGGCAG GCAGCAGAAACTGAAAGAAAGGTGGAGATCTGTACAAGATCATATGACATACTGGTCAACAAAGTTGGATTTAATCCAAATGATATCATCTTTGATCCTAATATTTTAACCATAGCTACTGGCATAGAGGAACATAATGAGTATGCCATCAACTTTATCAGAGCTACTGAAATCATTAAG CAAACATTACCAGGAGCAAGAATCAGTGGGGGTTTATCTAACCTGTCTTTCTCATTCCGTGGTATGGAGATAGTAAGAGAAGCTATGCACAGCGTGTTCTTGTACCATGCTATCAAG TCTGGTATGGACATGGGTATTGTGAATGCTGGTAATCTACCTCTGTATGATGATATTGATCCCAAACTTTTACAACTCTGTGAAGACTTGATATGGAATAGAGATCCAGCAGCTACAGAGAAAGTATTAGAACTGGCTCAG TCACTGAAGTCAGACTCAAAGAAAGCTGTTGATGTTGATGCATGGAGAAGTGAAGATGTAGAGACTCGTTTAGAACATTCACTAGTCAAG GGTATTGACAAGTTTGTCGTTGAAGACACTGAAGAAGCAAGACAGGACCAAGTCAGATATCCAAGACCACTGAATGTGATAGAGGGACCTTTAATGAAG GGTATGAGCATAGTTGGAGACTTGTTTGGTGCTGGTAAAATGTTCTTGCCTCAAGTCATCAAGTCAGCTCGTGTTATGAAGAAAGCTGTGGGTCATCTGATTCCATTCATGGAGAAAGAGAAGGAAGAGCAGCTGGCCAAGATGCTGGAGACTGATCCCAATGCTTCAGTG GATCACTATGTTGGTACAGTAGTGATTGCCACAGTCAAGGGTGATGTCCATGACATTGGAAAGAACATTGTTGGCGTTGTACTGGGGTGCAATAACTTTAGAGTTATTGATTTAGGCGTCATGACACCATGTGAGAAAATCCTCAGAACAGCAATTGAAGCAAAAGCAG ATATCATTGGATTGTCTGGTTTGATTACACCATCTTTGGATGAAATGATTCATGTTGCTAAGGAGATGGAGAGACAGGGTTTCAAAGTACCCCTACTGATTGGAGGTGCCACCACATCAAAGACTCACACAGCTGTGAAAATATCACCCAGATATACATCAccagtcatacatgtattggaTGCCTCAAGGAGTGTTGTTGTG TGTTCAACACTGTTGAATGATGACCTGCGTGAAGAATATTTGGAAGAAATAGTTGAAGATTATGAAGATGTGAGAGAAGACCATTACGATTCACTGAAG GATAGGAAATATCTTTCCATTGAGAAAGCCAGAAATAAGAAATTAGAAATTGATTGGATTGGGGCACCTAAACCAA AACCACCCACATTCCTAGGTACAAAGGTGTTTGAAGACTATGATTTGTCAAGACTAACTTCTTACATCGATTGGAAACCATTCTTTGATGTCTGGCAACTAAGGGGAAAATATCCTAACAGAGGTTATCCCAAGATATTCAATGACAAGGCTGTTG GAGAGGAAGCAAAGAGAGTATTTAATGATGCCCAAGACATGCTGAAAAAATTCATAGACAATAAACTGTTGAAAGCTACTGGTGTGTGTGCATTCTGGCCAGCCTGTAGTGTAGGGgatgatatacatgtgtacaaagAAGATTTAATGCCAAGGAGTGGAGAACCTGCTGCTGTGTTCTATGGACTCAGACAACAAGCTGAGAAAGAGTCAGATGAACCTTATGTTTGTCTGTCAGACTTTGTTGCACCAAAGCAATCAGATATTGCAGACTATATTGGAGCATTTGCTGTGTCAGCAGGATTTGGTGTGTCAGAACTCTGTCAACAGTATGAAGAGGAGTTTGATGATTACAACAGTATCATGGTGAAAGCATTAGCAGATAGGTTGGCTGAG GCTTTTGCAGAAGAGATGCATGAGAGAGTCAGGAAAGAATTCTGGGGATATGATACAGAAGAATCCCTAGATGCCCATGATCTACACAAGATTAGATATGAT GGAATACGACCAGCACCAGGTTATCCTAGTCAACCAGACCATCTGGAGAAACTTACCATGTGGAAACTCATGGATGCAGACGTAACAGGAATCAAATTGACAGAATCCTTAGCCATGGAACCAGCAGCTTCAGTGTCTGGTCTTTTCTTTGCCAACCCCAGCTCCTACTACTTTGCTGTCGGAAAAGTAGGCAAAGATCAG GTTACAAACTATGCTAGTAGGAAGGAAGTTGATGTTGCAGAGATAGAGAAGTGGTTAGGTCCAGTATTGGCATATGATCCTGATGATGAAGAATGA
- the LOC144446438 gene encoding 5-hydroxytryptamine receptor 3A-like — protein sequence MCLASSYERRIITAILDGYDVRTRPVFNHIQPILVKMDINILRVVEMTWVDEFLTWDPAEYNGIEKLLLPATDVWLPDIAFYNDLGKGEAFKASGNSVVVYHNGTVSIYWRPFIPTTQCPVDVYSYPRDTQKCEFFIGSWSYTRDEVILEPISDTLNKKTFSQSGEWEMEETKIREIVIGSPIYYSCLEVTFSVSRKSTLYVITLILPSALMAVLSMFSLPIPHEFGNVKILMGVTLFLSSVVFLALAGERLPATTDKIPSLELYYLATLVTICLVVIHNVLVLAVNKLGKSKREVPKWLKGIIHNKWFRIRGNTCTFMAHNTPRYPTRYNRANNKQQVLPNDKNLQLDGIIHRMDSMYASVTSFLEKKEKQGQRESDWYTVAVWMDRLAMVFFPLLLLICYKVSSSLFYIPASLEETSIMQSILHEYDTKSRPELDKERITVVSMMVDIYRIIHLDEKLQQLSTHFVCYQTWVDERLRWDPANYNEKKHVRLPASNIWIPTTILYNALENQELFDVNKNVVTVYHNGTVTVYWKPVVSTTTCPACELIFRPWSYMKDEVLLIPLPEELDRRKFQTVVGGEWTLEDGQVRVVIGIAATTLSFLSFLIPYEYGNAKMSMNVTLVLLIIVFLDMVGERLPATSSQLPSLGLVPPHLSEGMSVCGKDEHEHERTKEIDIIGC from the exons ATGTGTCTCG CGTCTTCATATGAACGAAGAATCATCACGGCAATCCTTGACGGGTATGATGTCAGAACACGTCCTGTTTTTAACCACATTCAACCAATATTGGTGAAAATGGATATAAATATACTCAGAGTAGTCGAGATg ACATGGGTTGATGAATTCCTTACATGGGATCCTGCTGAGTATAATGGAATAGAGAAATTACTCTTACCAGCAACTGATGTATGGTTACCTGATATTGCCTTCTATAATGA tTTAGGTAAGGGAGAAGCATTTAAAGCCAGTGGTAATTCAGTTGTCGTGTACCACAACGGAACAGTGAGTATATATTGGAGACCTTTCATACCAACAACGCAGTGTCCTGTTGATGTATATTCTTACCCTCGAGATACTCAG AAATGTGAATTTTTCATCGGTAGCTGGTCTTACACGAGAGACGAAGTTATTCTGGAACCTATATCTGACACATTAAACAAGAAGACCTTTTCTCAATCGGGAGAATGGGAAATGGAAGAAACAAAGATTAGAGAAATTGTAATCG GTAGTCCCATATATTATAGTTGTCTGGAAGTAACCTTTTCAGTATCAAGGAAGTCTACTTTGTACGTGATCACCCTGATTCTACCCAGTGCACTAATGGCAGTCCTCTCCATGTTCTCACTACCAATACCACATGAATTTGGCAATGTCAAGATCCTGATGGGTGTCACTCTCTTCTTATCAAGTGTGGTGTTTCTAGCCCTCGCTGGTGAAAGGTTACCCGCTACTACTGACAAGATACCTTCTTTag aattgtattatctggCTACCCTTGTGACCATCTGTTTAGTGGTAATACACAACGTATTGGTGCTTGCCGTTAATAAGCTCGGAAAGAGCAAACGAGAG GTACCCAAATGGCTGAAGGGAATAATTCATAACAAATGGTTCAGGATTCGTGGAAATACCTGTACGTTTATGGCACATAATACACCTCGATATCCGACTCGTTATAATAGAGCAAATAACAAGCAACAAGTATTGCCAAATGACAAAAACCTTCAACTGGATGGTATTATTCATCGTATGGATTCCATGTATGCGAGTGTCACGTCGTTTttagaaaagaaagaaaagcaAGGCCAACGTGAAAGTGACTGGTATACAGTAGCAGTCTGGATGGATAGACTAGCAATGGTATTCTTTCCATTGCTGCTCCTCATCTG TTATAAAGTTTCATCGTCGTTATTCTACATTCCAGCATCACTGGAAGAGACGTCAATTATGCAAAGTATTCTACACGAATATGACACCAAATCTAGACCAGAATTGGACAAAGAAAGAATTACCGTTGTGTCAATGATGGTGGATATTTACCGAATTATACACTTG GACGAAAAATTGCAACAACTAAGCACTCATTTTGTTTGTTATCAG ACATGGGTTGATGAACGTTTACGTTGGGACCCTGCAAACTACAATGAAAAGAAACATGTCAGGTTACCAGCTTCTAATATTTGGATTCCTACCACCATTCTATACAATGC CCTAGAGAATCAAGAACTGTTTGATGTTAATAAAAATGTCGTGACTGTGTACCACAATGGAACGGTGACAGTTTATTGGAAGCCGGTGGTATCCACGACGACCTGTCCG GCGTGTGAATTGATTTTTAGGCCATGGAGCTACATGAAAGACGAAGTCCTACTGATACCTCTTCCAGAAGAGCTTGATAGAAGAAAGTTCCAAACTGTTGTCGGCGGAGAATGGACACTTGAAGATGGTCAAGTTAGAGTAGTAATAG GCATAGCAGCCACAACTCTGTCGTTTCTTTCCTTCCTCATACCATATGAGTATGGTAATGCAAAGATGTCCATGAATGTGACGCTCGTTCTATTAATCATTGTGTTTCTGGACATGGTTGGTGAAAGATTGCCAGCTACTAGCAGCCAACTTCCGTCATTGG GTTTAGTCCCGCCGCATTTGTCTGAAGGGATGTCAGTTTGTGGTAAAGatgaacatgaacatgaaaGAACGAAAGAGATCGATATCATAGGCTGCTAA